The DNA segment AAAAGATGGAAATAGTAAAAAGCTTGATAGCATTATAAAAAAATTAAAATGCTAATTTAGTATCAATATTTACTCAGTTATTCAAATTTAAATTGTTATTTTTCTATATAAAAAAATTAGTATTTATCTTTTTTAGATATAATCAACCCTTATTTGCTAAAACAAAGGTATATTTTTATGTTACGATTGATTTTGTTTGTTTTATTTTTTACAAATTCTCTAATGGCATTTAATGTTAAATCTTTATTGACATATACATTTAATGGTAATACTAATTATGATATGCAAAAAGCTAAAAAAATATATTTTGACAACAAATGCAATGTTTGTCATGGAGATAATGGTGGAAAATCTAATTATGGCAAAAGATCCATCAATAGTTTAACTCCCGCACAAATTAAAGGCTCACTAAAAGATTATGCCAATGGATATTACCCTAATTCCAATACAGATAATATTCAAATGGGAATTTATGCAAAAAGACTAAGTGATAGTGATATGGATCATATTATCGCTTATTTAAAAGGACAAAATTTCTCTATGGAATTAAACCGAGAAGAATTGTTAGAAGAAG comes from the Campylobacter insulaenigrae NCTC 12927 genome and includes:
- a CDS encoding c-type cytochrome, encoding MLRLILFVLFFTNSLMAFNVKSLLTYTFNGNTNYDMQKAKKIYFDNKCNVCHGDNGGKSNYGKRSINSLTPAQIKGSLKDYANGYYPNSNTDNIQMGIYAKRLSDSDMDHIIAYLKGQNFSMELNREELLEEEPKAKTKHGIFLK